From Spirochaetota bacterium, a single genomic window includes:
- a CDS encoding GNAT family N-acetyltransferase — MYEIREATLSDIDDIVTIRMKMLFELGKLETEDGTRKLRSLTRDFFIRKFQTGEFKVFCAVKDDTIIATTGIQFLERPPLYENPHGIEAYIMNVYTEPEHRGKGVASKLLQKVIEYARERKAGRILLHTIGKDKRVYEKAGFVSTTNEMELVLRY; from the coding sequence ATGTACGAAATTCGTGAAGCGACATTAAGTGATATTGATGATATTGTTACTATACGGATGAAGATGCTTTTTGAGTTAGGTAAATTAGAAACAGAGGATGGCACAAGGAAACTACGTTCGTTGACAAGGGATTTCTTTATTCGTAAATTCCAAACTGGTGAATTCAAAGTATTTTGCGCTGTTAAAGACGATACTATTATTGCAACAACAGGTATTCAGTTTTTAGAAAGGCCACCTTTATACGAAAATCCACATGGCATTGAAGCGTATATTATGAATGTATATACAGAACCTGAACATAGAGGCAAGGGGGTGGCGTCAAAATTGCTTCAAAAAGTGATTGAATATGCACGAGAAAGAAAAGCAGGCAGAATATTGCTGCATACAATTGGGAAGGATAAACGTGTGTATGAAAAAGCAGGTTTTGTATCCACAACCAATGAAATGGAATTAGTGTTGCGGTATTAA